From Amia ocellicauda isolate fAmiCal2 chromosome 12, fAmiCal2.hap1, whole genome shotgun sequence, a single genomic window includes:
- the LOC136764106 gene encoding ADP-ribosylation factor-like protein 13B: MMANCCNWVTRLIQPSRKVTLVTLGLDKAGKTATVRCILGENPEDVAPTVGFSKICVKQGKSEVTIFDLGGGKRIQGIWKNYYAESHGMVYVVDSSDMERIQENKNTLAEVLRHPRIAGKPVLVLANKQDCEGALCEADLIKSLALEKLMNEDKCCQIQLCSAVTGNVRKQDQSIKKGLAWLLSRIDRDYAALNERVEKDTAEQRALEEQDKRERAERVRQVREEREQREREEAEREGRAVPEEEAEDGTMSNPFQPITDIINKKEVKQKREMENEPSRWRFPWHWGWRRTCPLTTGAAEGSSENEDKRSREKEKKKKLRRFPWRRGWQRTCPLKTGVVEESSPREVHSAVYNIFTATQSRQEERERQILDEPPKAQSEEIQPVVFKHMKVYR, translated from the exons ATGATGGCAAACTGCTGCAACTGGGTGACACGGTTAATTCAGCCGTCAAGGAAAGTGACCTTAGTGACATTGGGTCTGGACAAAGCTGGAAAAACAGCAACTGTGAGATGCATTTTGGGCGAAAATCCAGAAGACGTGGCCCCCACCGTGGGCTTCTCCAAAATCTGCGTGAAGCAGGGGAAGTCTGAGGTGACCATCTTCGACTTGGGTGGGGGCAAGAGGATCCAAGGCATCTGGAAAAACTACTACGCCGAGTCGCACGGCATGGTGTATGTTGTGGACTCCAGCGATATGGAGCGCATCCAGGAGAACAAGAACACCCTGGCCGAGGTCCTGAGACACCCGCGCATCGCCGGGAAGCCTGTGCTTGTGCTGGCCAATAAGCAGGACTGTGAAGGGGCCTTGTGCGAGGCAGACCTCATCAAATCTCTCGCTCTGGAGAAGCTGATGAATGAGGACAAGTGTTGTCAGATTCAGCTGTGCTCGGCTGTGACAGGCAACGTGAGGAAACAGGACCAGTCCATTAAGAAGGGGCTGGCATGGCTGCTTAGCAGAATCGACAGGGACTATGCAGCCTTGAACGAGCGCGTGGAGAAAGACACGGCCGAGCAGAGGGCCCTGGAGGAGCAGGACAAGCGCGAGAGAGCTGAGCGAGTGCGCCAGGTTCGAGAAGAGcgggagcagagagagagggaggaggccgAGCGAGAGGGGAGGGCCGTGccggaggaggaggcggaggatGGCACCATGTCTAACCCTTTCCAGCCCATAACTGACATTATCAATAAGAAGGAGGTCAAGCAGAAAAGAGAGATGGAGAATGAACCAAGCCGTTGGCGGTTCCCCTGGCACTGGGGCTGGCGGAGGACATGCCCACTGACAACAGGCGCGGCAGAGGGGAGCAGTGAGAATGAGGACAAGAGGAGtagagagaaggagaagaagaagaaactgaGGCGGTTCCCCTGGCGCCGGGGCTGGCAGAGGACATGCCCACTGAAGACGGGCGTGGTGGAGGAGAGCAGCCCCCGGGAGGTCCACAGCGCTGTGTACAATATCTTCACAGCGACACAGAGCcgacaggaagagagagagcggCAGATCCTGGACGAGCCCCCAAAAG CGCAATCGGAAGAAATCCAGCCTGTGGTGTTCAAACACATGAAAGTCTACAGATGA
- the LOC136764564 gene encoding IgG receptor FcRn large subunit p51, translating to MALSCQSTAQAEVLLALNLFVGVCPQCGAQDSHADGQSSSHSLVYQYTVRQPPQSARLPQFQFSRLLDQQTVTQCDTLSQPRCLPWVPQTLEWQDRAEHSHCHNEEILHRNLLRQITHTLNCTVEVVLQRDSGCAWDGSNRSLKVSDVMSLNGQPFMRFNVSNGRWEAETVSALAQHFLSRLNSQVDPVRRTKRFLDQECEQFMEELLRARPNDTAPDGKVRNDTQPPVTEQTEVCVGLDCAAAAAVAAAAVTAAVLVIIWFKCKKRKSPIAVILEYCRKETQLQPVASADPDPSADILQSV from the exons ATGGCACTGAGCTGCCAGAGCACCGCACAGGCTGAG GTCTTGTTGGCCTTGAACCTGTTTGTTGGTGTGTGTCCCCAGTGTGGAGCCCAGGACAGCCATGCTG ACGGTCAGTCCAGCTCCCACTCTCTGGTTTACCAGTACACAGTGAGACAGCCCCCCCAGTCTGCCCGGCTTCCCCAGTTCCAGTTCTCCAGACTGCTGGACCAGCAGACAGTGACTCAGTGTGACACCCTGTCTCAGCCCCGCTGCCTACCCTGGGTCCCGCAGACTCTGGAGTGGCAGGACAGAGCAGAGCACTCCCACTGCCACAATGAAGAGATTTTGCACAGAAACCTGCTCAgacagatcacacacacactaaactgTACTGTGGAAG TTGTGCTCCAGAGGGACAGTGGCTGTGCTTGGGATGGCAGCAACAGGAGTCTGAAGGTGTCTGATGTCATGTCCCTCAATGGACAGCCTTTCATGAGGTTTAATGTGTCAAACGGACGCTGGGAGGCGGAGACTGTCTCTGCCCTTGCTCAGCACTTTCTGAGTCGCCTGAACTCACAGGTGGATCCGGTCAGGAGAACCAAGCGCTTCTTAGATCAGGAGTGTGAGCAGTTCATGGAGGAACTGCTGAGAGCCAGACCCAATGACACGG cCCCAGATGGAAAGGTGAGGAATGACACGCAGCCCCCAGTGACTGAGCAGACGGAGGTGTGTGTGGGGTTGgactgtgctgctgctgctgcggttgctgctgctgctgttactgctGCTGTTTTAGTCATCATTTGGTTCAAGTGTAAGAAGAGGAAAAGTCCAATTGCTGTAATCCTAGAATATTGCAGGAAAG AGACTCAGCTCCAGCCTGTCGCCAGTGCTGATCCAGACCCGTCAGCTGACATCCTGCAGTCTGTGTGA